A part of Entelurus aequoreus isolate RoL-2023_Sb linkage group LG03, RoL_Eaeq_v1.1, whole genome shotgun sequence genomic DNA contains:
- the LOC133645661 gene encoding uncharacterized protein LOC133645661, producing MVSGNRTPIPVAPLVGNKSLLDCLISGYPVSVLFDSGSQVSIIDRDWANTHIPNYAVRPLKELIEENLDVYAVNGQAIPYDGWVEFTVNPAGNDNPNLTIQVPFLVSQLSLSQPLVGANVIEAIIKRSESSGDAAARVTSLLCRAFKMEADEIKAMVNILQVPHEANCDQVTVRVGKDNIIIPAGKTVHVWCRIPQNFNTSDPLVLYEPMEENTALRQFSVGEGVLEIYNSQRPYIKIPVPNHSKHDIILPKRTAMETIQHIDKILEKDTPDTRQTAQTNAKYSATEVRAVSSKNPVEHWLPPVDLNHLSLEQQELVKKVLCEESGAFSRTSDDIGCIPSLQMEVIVKDDIPVQKSYASIPKPLYKEVKEYLQELLVKGWIFKSRSPYAAPVICVRKKDGTLRLCIDYRLLNNKTVPDRHPLPRIQDLTDSLGGYNWFSILDQGKAYHQGFIAEGSRYLTAFTTPWGLYEWVRIPFGLSNAPAAFQRSMEEMLSALRDECCIPYLDDVLCYAKSFDEHLEVLRKVLQALQRHGVKLKPEKCELFRKEVRYVGRLVSAEGVRVDPKDLEAVQALAQKTPQTVGDVRQLMAFLSYYRTYVQDFSRIAKPLYDLLQVRIDNQQPHAPHGKNKSAQQSSQTPVNWCEDHQRVLESLIDMLTKPPVLAYPDFDSPFVLHPERLRSSSLSEAKWKDEDYWIWFTYIDTSRAELPST from the coding sequence ATGGTTTCAGGCAATCGTACCCCAATTCCCGTAGCACCTTTGGTTGGTAATAAAAGTCTGTTGGATTGCCTAATAAGTGGCTATCCCGTAAGTGTCCTATTTGATTCAGGCTCCCAGGTGAGCATAATTGATCGTGATTGGGCAAATACACACATTCCTAACTATGCAGTAAGGCCACTCAAGGAACTTATTGAGGAGAACCTGGATGTTTATGCGGTAAATGGACAAGCAATCCCCTATGATGGGTGGGTTGAATTTACTGTTAATCCGGCAGGAAATGATAATCCAAACCTAACTATACAAGTCCCATTCCTAGTCAGCCAGTTGTCGCTATCCCAGCCACTTGTAGGTGCAAATGTGATTGAGGCAATCATCAAGAGATCGGAGTCATCTGGGGATGCAGCCGCCAGGGTTACCAGCCTCCTATGTCGCGCATTTAAGATGGAAGCAGATGAAATAAAAGCCATGGTAAACATTCTCCAGGTTCCCCATGAAGCAAACTGCGACCAAGTCACAGTGAGGGTAGGAAAAGATAACATCATCATCCCAGCTGGAAAAACTGTACATGTGTGGTGTAGAATACCGCAAAACTTCAACACCTCAGACCCACTAGTCCTGTATGAACCCATGGAGGAAAACACAGCTTTAAGACAGTTCAGTGTAGGAGAGGGTGTTTTAGAGATCTACAACAGTCAACGACCTTACATAAAAATACCTGTTCCCAACCATTCAAAACATGACATTATTTTACCAAAGAGAACTGCCATGGAGACTATACAACACATTGACAAAATTTTAGAGAAAGATACACCAGACACCCGGCAGACTGCACAGACAAATGCAAAATATAGTGCAACTGAGGTAAGGGCAGTCTCTTCAAAAAACCCTGTTGAGCATTGGTTGCCCCCTGTCGATCTCAACCACCTGAGTCTCGAACAACAAGAACTAGTGAAGAAAGTACTTTGTGAGGAGTCAGGTGCATTTTCCCGTACTAGTGATGACATCGGTTGCATCCCGTCCCTTCAAATGGAGGTCATAGTCAAAGATGACATTCCAGTTCAAAAGTCCTATGCATCAATCCCAAAACCCCTTTACAAAGAAGTAAAAGAGTACCTTCAAGAGCTTTTAGTGAAGGGATGGATTTTTAAGTCCCGGTCTCCTTATGCAGCCCCAGTCATATGTGTAAGAAAAAAAGATGGCACCTTACGGCTATGTATAGACTATAGGCTTCTGAATAATAAAACTGTACCTGACAGACACCCCTTGCCCAGGATCCAGGACCTCACTGACTCCCTGGGAGGTTACAACTGGTTCTCAATTCTCGATCAAGGAAAAGCTTACCATCAGGGCTTCATTGCCGAGGGGTCAAGATATCTGACGGCATTCACAACTCCTTGGGGTCTGTACGAATGGGTCAGGATCCCATTTGGACTATCAAATGCCCCAGCTGCATTCCAAAGGAGCATGGAGGAGATGCTCAGCGCCCTCCGAGACGAATGCTGCATCCCTTACCTCGACGATGTGCTGTGTTATGCCAAATCATTTGACGAGCACTTGGAGGTGCTGCGCAAAGTCCTCCAAGCTTTACAACGACATGGAGTGAAGTTAAAACCTGAGAAGTGTGAGTTATTTCGCAAAGAGGTCCGGTATGTTGGTCGACTAGTTTCAGCTGAAGGTGTGAGAGTTGATCCCAAAGACCTAGAAGCTGTCCAGGCACTGGCACAAAAGACACCACAGACAGTTGGAGATGTCAGGCAGTTAATGGCATTTTTGAGTTACTATCGGACATATGTGCAGGATTTCTCAAGAATAGCAAAACCTTTGTATGACCTGCTCCAGGTGAGGATCGACAACCAACAGCCTCATGCGCCACATGGAAAGAACAAGAGTGCCCAGCAGTCATCTCAAACGCCAGTGAACTGGTGTGAGGATCACCAAAGAGTCCTGGAAAGCCTAATTGACATGCTCACCAAACCCCCAGTACTGGCCTACCccgattttgacagcccttttgtTCTCCACCCAGAAAGGCTTAGGAGCAGTTCTCTATCAGAAGCAAAATGGAAAGATGAGGATTATTGGATATGGTTCACGTACATTGACACCAGCAGAGCAGAATTACCATCTACATAG
- the nkx2.4a gene encoding NK2 homeobox 4a isoform X2 — protein sequence MSLSPKHTTPFSVTDILSPIEETYKKFGAMDGAGNLTSPLGAYRQPQVSQSGMQQHSMGHNAGVAAAYHMPHSVSQFSHSAMGGYCNGSIGNMGELPSYQESMRNSAAATGWYSNPDPRYSTSMNMAAMGGLTGMADASKSMPVLHATPRRKRRVLFSQAQVYELERRFKQQKYLSAPEREHLASMIHLTPTQVKIWFQNHRYKMKRQAKDKAAQQLQQQSQQQQQQQQQQQQQQDGTMCQQQAQSPRRVAVPVLVKDGKPCQNGSNTPTPNQQQQAVQQNGAGVVLGQQHQNQQQVNALDLEDLSPSPPSLHSQLSMAQIDSSAVDYTNNMVTSNLLYGRTW from the exons ATGTCGTTGAGCCCAAAGCACACAACGCCTTTTTCAGTGACAGATATTTTGAGCCCAATCGAGGAGACCTACAAGAAGTTTGGTGCAATGGACGGCGCAGGGAACCTAACATCTCCACTGGGAGCCTACCGGCAGCCGCAGGTGTCTCAGAGCGGCATGCAGCAGCACTCCATGGGCCACAATGCCGGCGTGGCGGCCGCCTACCACATGCCGCACTCCGTGTCCCAGTTCTCCCACAGCGCCATGGGGGGATACTGCAATGGGAGCATTGGCAACATGGGCGAGCTGCCGTCCTACCAGGAGAGCATGAGGAATAGTGCAGCAGCAACAGGCTGGTACAGCAACCCGGACCCAAGATACTCCACCA GTATGAACATGGCGGCCATGGGGGGTCTCACCGGGATGGCGGACGCCTCCAAATCCATGCCGGTGCTGCACGCCACACCACGGAGGAAGCGGCGCGTCCTCTTCTCGCAGGCTCAGGTCTACGAGCTGGAGAGGAGGTTCAAGCAGCAGAAGTACCTGTCGGCGCCCGAGAGGGAGCACCTGGCGAGCATGATCCACCTGACGCCGACCCAGGTGAAGATCTGGTTCCAGAACCACCGGTACAAGATGAAGCGCCAAGCGAAGGACAAGGCGGCGCAGCAGCTGCAGCAGCAgagccaacaacaacaacaacaacaacaacaacaacaacaacaacaggacgGGACCATGTGCCAACAACAGGCCCAGTCCCCGCGGCGTGTAGCCGTACCGGTTCTGGTCAAGGACGGCAAACCGTGCCAGAACGGTTCCAACACGCCGACGCCGAACCAGCAGCAACAAGCTGTGCAACAGAACGGAGCCGGTGTGGTGCTGGGCCAGCAGCACCAGAACCAGCAGCAGGTGAACGCTTTGGACCTGGAGGACTTGTCTCCTAGTCCCCCTTCTCTGCACAGCCAGCTCAGCATGGCGCAAATTGACAGTTCTGCCGTAGATTACACCAACAACATGGTCACCTCGAACCTCCTTTACGGCAGGACGTGGTAG
- the nkx2.4a gene encoding NK2 homeobox 4a isoform X1 encodes MSLSPKHTTPFSVTDILSPIEETYKKFGAMDGAGNLTSPLGAYRQPQVSQSGMQQHSMGHNAGVAAAYHMPHSVSQFSHSAMGGYCNGSIGNMGELPSYQESMRNSAAATGWYSNPDPRYSTISRFMGPSTGMNMAAMGGLTGMADASKSMPVLHATPRRKRRVLFSQAQVYELERRFKQQKYLSAPEREHLASMIHLTPTQVKIWFQNHRYKMKRQAKDKAAQQLQQQSQQQQQQQQQQQQQQDGTMCQQQAQSPRRVAVPVLVKDGKPCQNGSNTPTPNQQQQAVQQNGAGVVLGQQHQNQQQVNALDLEDLSPSPPSLHSQLSMAQIDSSAVDYTNNMVTSNLLYGRTW; translated from the exons ATGTCGTTGAGCCCAAAGCACACAACGCCTTTTTCAGTGACAGATATTTTGAGCCCAATCGAGGAGACCTACAAGAAGTTTGGTGCAATGGACGGCGCAGGGAACCTAACATCTCCACTGGGAGCCTACCGGCAGCCGCAGGTGTCTCAGAGCGGCATGCAGCAGCACTCCATGGGCCACAATGCCGGCGTGGCGGCCGCCTACCACATGCCGCACTCCGTGTCCCAGTTCTCCCACAGCGCCATGGGGGGATACTGCAATGGGAGCATTGGCAACATGGGCGAGCTGCCGTCCTACCAGGAGAGCATGAGGAATAGTGCAGCAGCAACAGGCTGGTACAGCAACCCGGACCCAAGATACTCCACCA TTTCTAGATTCATGGGACCTTCCACAGGTATGAACATGGCGGCCATGGGGGGTCTCACCGGGATGGCGGACGCCTCCAAATCCATGCCGGTGCTGCACGCCACACCACGGAGGAAGCGGCGCGTCCTCTTCTCGCAGGCTCAGGTCTACGAGCTGGAGAGGAGGTTCAAGCAGCAGAAGTACCTGTCGGCGCCCGAGAGGGAGCACCTGGCGAGCATGATCCACCTGACGCCGACCCAGGTGAAGATCTGGTTCCAGAACCACCGGTACAAGATGAAGCGCCAAGCGAAGGACAAGGCGGCGCAGCAGCTGCAGCAGCAgagccaacaacaacaacaacaacaacaacaacaacaacaacaacaggacgGGACCATGTGCCAACAACAGGCCCAGTCCCCGCGGCGTGTAGCCGTACCGGTTCTGGTCAAGGACGGCAAACCGTGCCAGAACGGTTCCAACACGCCGACGCCGAACCAGCAGCAACAAGCTGTGCAACAGAACGGAGCCGGTGTGGTGCTGGGCCAGCAGCACCAGAACCAGCAGCAGGTGAACGCTTTGGACCTGGAGGACTTGTCTCCTAGTCCCCCTTCTCTGCACAGCCAGCTCAGCATGGCGCAAATTGACAGTTCTGCCGTAGATTACACCAACAACATGGTCACCTCGAACCTCCTTTACGGCAGGACGTGGTAG